A region of the Thermus thermamylovorans genome:
CGCCTGCAGATCGAACTCCCCATGCCCAAGGAGCAGGACCCCAACGCCGCCGCCGCGGTGCAGGCCCTCCTGGGGGGGCGGTTTGGGGAGATGTCCACCCTGATGAACTACATGTACCAGTCCTTCAACTTCCGGGGGAAGAAGGCGCTAAAGCCCTACTACGACCTCATCGCCAACATCGCCACCGAGGAGCTCGGGCACATCGAGCTGGTGGCGGCCACCATCAACAGCCTCCTGGCCAAGAACCCGGGGAAGGACCTGGAGGAGGGCGTGGACCCCGTGGCCGCCCCCCTGGGCTTCGCCAAGGACACCCGCAACGCCGCCCACTTCATCGCCGGCGGGGCCAACAGCCTGGTCATGGGGGCCATGGGGGAGCACTGGCACGGGGAGTACGTCTTCACCAGCGGCAACCTCATCCTGGACCTACTCCACAACTTCTTCCTGGAGGTGGCCGCCCGCACCCACAAGTTAAGGGTCTACGAGATGACCGCTAACCCCGTGGCCCGGGAGATGATCGGCTACCTCCTGGTGCGGGGCGGGGTGCACGCCGCCGCCTACGGCAAGGCCCTGGAGAGCCTCACCGGGGTAGAGATGACCAAGATGCTCCCCATCCCCAGGATCGACAACAGCCGGATCCCCGAGGCCAAGAAGTTCCTGGACTTGGGCTTCCACCGGAACCTCTACCGCTTCAGCGCCCAGGACTACGGGGACCTGGGCCTCCTCTGGCGGGGTGCCTCCCCCGAGGACGGGAGCGAGGTGGTGGTGGTGGACGGGCCCCCTGCGGGCGGCCCGGTCTTCGACGCGGGCCACGACGCCGCGGAGTTCGCCCCCGAGTTCCACCCAGGCGAGCTCTACGAGATCGCCAAGAAGCTCTACGACAAGGCCAAGTAGGCCATCCCCTATGCCTTCCCGGCCGGGCCTTAAGGCCCGGCCGGGGTTATGTCGCCCCATACCTGCCCCCGGGCAGGGCCTGGGCCAGGCCCTTGAGCTCCAAGAGGGTGAGGAGGGAAAGCACCCGCTCCGGGGGAAGCCCCAGGGCTTGGGCCAGGTCCTCGGGGAGGGCTTCCCCTTGGCGGAGGAGGGCGTACAGCCTTTCCTCCTCCCCGGAAAGCGCCACCGCCTCCTTGGGCCTCCCGGAAAACCCCAGGTAGGAGAGGGCGTCCTCCGCGGAAAGCACCGGGTAGGCCCCGTCCTGGATGAGGCGGTTGGCCCCCAAGGAGTTCGCGTCCGTGGGACGGCCCGGCACCGCCAAGACCTCCTTGCCCAGCTCCAGGGCGTAGCGGGCGGTAATGAGGGCCCCGGAGGCCAGGGGGGCCTCCACCACCACCACCGCCCGCACCAGGCCGGCGATGAGGCGGTTTCTTCGGGGGAAGAACTCGGCCCTGGGCTCGGTGCCGAAGGGGAACTCGGAAAGGAGGTCCATGCGCTCCGCCAGAGCCTGGTGCTCCGGGGGGTACACCCGGTCCAGGGCGCTCCCCAAGACCCCCAGGGTGCGCCCGCCCCCCTCCAGGGCCCCCAGGTGGGCTTCCCGGTCGATCCCCCGGGCCAGGCCCGAGACCACGCCAAGCCCCGCCCCCGCCAGCTCCCGGGCCAGCCTCCGGGCGAAGGCCAGCGCCCAAGGGGAGGCCCGCCGGGTACCCACCAGGGCCACCGCCTTCCCTTCTTCCGGCAGCTCCCCTTTCAGGTAGAGGTGGGTGGGCGGCTGGGGAAGCCGCCTAAGCCCTTCGGGAAACCCTTCCTCCCAGAGACCCAAAAGCCGCACCCCCAAAGCCTCCGCCCGCTCCCGTTCCCCCCGGGCCCGCTCCTCAGCCTGGGAAAGCCCAGCCGCAGCCTGGGGAAAACGCTCCCTCAACGCCACCAGGGGATCCTCCGCCGCCAGAAGCTCCAAAAGCCGCTTGGGACCGACGCCCGGCAGAAGGGCTAGGGCCAAAGGGTCCACGGGGTGGAGTATACTGGAAGGCCCGGAAGGTCCAGCCCCTTGCCTCCGGGCAAATCCGAGGGGGCCGGGATCACCTAAAGACCATGGAAAAGACCTACTCCGGATTCGTGGCCATCGTGGGCAAGCCCAACGTGGGCAAGTCCACCCTGCTCAACAACCTCCTGGGGGTGAAGGTGGCCCCGATAAGCCCCAAGCCCCAGACCACAAGGAAGCGCCTTAGGGGCATCCTCACCGAGGGGAACCGCCAGATCGTCTTCGTGGACACCCCGGGCCTGCACCAGCCCATGGACGCCCTGGGGGAGTTCATGGACCAGGAGGTCTACGAGGCCCTTGCCGATGTGAACGCTGTGGTCTGGGTGGTGGACCTCCGCCACCCCCCCACTCCGGAGGACGGGCTGGTGGCCAAGGCCCTGAAACCCCTGGTGGGGAAGGTGCCCATCCTCCTGGTGGGCAACAAGCTGGACGCCGCCAGGTACCCCGAGGAGGCCCTGAGGGCCTACCACGCCCTCCTGCCCGAGGCCGAGGCCCGCATGCTCTCCGCCCTGGACGAGCGCCAGGTGGCGGGGCTCAAGGCGGAGCTTCTGGCCCTTCTCCCCGAAGGACCCTTCTACTACCCCGAGGGCTTCGCCAAAAGCGACCAGGACTTCGGAGAGTGGGCGGCGGAGATCGTCCGGGAGGAGGCCATGAAGCGCCTTTGGCACGAGGTGCCCTACGCGGTGGCGGTGAAGACGGAGGAGGTGGCGGAACGGGAAAACGGCCTCCTGTACATCAAAGCCCTCCTCTACGTGGAGCGGCCCTCGCAGAAGGCCATCGTCATCGGTGAGGGGGGCAGAAAGATCAAGGAGATCGGCCAGGCGGCCCGGAAGCAGCTGGAGGTCTTCCTGAACCGGCAGATCTACCTGGACCTCGAGGTCAAGGTCTACCCCGATTGGCGCAAGGATAAGGAGGCCTTAAGGGAGCTGGGCTACCGCCCTTAGGTGAGGGCGGGCTCCACCCTTTGCCCTCCTTGCCCTTAGGATGACGGTATGCCCTGGCTCCTGCCCCAAGCCATCGCCCCGCTGCACCAGAAAGCCCTGGACCGCTTCGTGGGATACCTGGTGGAGCGGCTTGCCGACCCTGGCGTGGACCGGAACGCCCTGGTGCGGGAGGAGCTCGCCCGCCTCCTCTACGGCCGGCCCTACGGGGAGCTCCTGGAGCTAAACCCCCTGGCCGCCTTAGGCCTGGACCCCCAGGGCATCACCTTTGAGGCGGAGTACTACGCCGCCACGGACCCCGAGAAGTTCCAGAAGGTCAAGCCCCTCCTCTGGTTCTGGAAGGTCCTGGACCTCACCCCCATCGGCCAGTCCGTGCACTCCGGGGTGGCCATCCGCCGCGCCCTGGCCCCCTTCATCTTCAAGCGGGTGGGAAAGAACCCCAAGTTTTTCCAGAACGTGGAGTTTTCCGTGGGCTATAACCTGGAGCTGGGCGACGACGTGGTGGTCCACCGCTACGTGCTCCTGGACGATATCGGGGGCATAAAGATCGGGGACCGCACCTCCCTTTCCGACTACGTGAACGTCTACAGCCACACCCACCACGTCCTGGCCTCCCCCGACGTCACCCTCAAGGAGACGGTCATCGGGAGCGGGGTGCGCATCACCTACCACGCCACGGTCCTGGCCGGGGTGCGCATCGGGGACGACGCCATGGTGGGCACCGGGGCCATCGTCACCAAGGACGTGCCCCCCCACGCCATCGCCCTGGGGGTTCCCGCCCGCCCCGTGCGCTACAAGGTCCGCCACGACTGCCCCTACTGCCGCAAGGGGGAACCCCACCCCTCGGACCTGATCCCCAGGGCCCCCGACCGCAAGGGCAACCCCGACTACCCCGACTTTTTGCCCCCAGGCTTCGGCACCCGGGAGGCCTAGGCATGTGGACCAGGGAGGAGCTGGACCGCTACCACCGCCAGATGATCCTGCCCCAGGTGGGGCCTGAAGGCCAAGAGAGGCTCAAGCACGCCTCCGTGGCGGTGGTGGGGGCCGGGGGCCTGGGGGTGCCGGTCCTCCAGTACCTGGTGGCCGCCGGGGTGGGGCGGGTGGGCATCGTGGAGATGGACCGGGTGGAGCTTTCCAACCTCCACCGCCAGGTGCTCTACGCCACGGAGGACGTGGGCCGGCCCAAGGCCCTGGTGGCCAAGGAGCGCCTTCTGGCCCTAAACCCCCTGGTAGAGGTGGAGGCCTACCCTCTGCGCC
Encoded here:
- a CDS encoding manganese catalase family protein, whose amino-acid sequence is MFLRIDRLQIELPMPKEQDPNAAAAVQALLGGRFGEMSTLMNYMYQSFNFRGKKALKPYYDLIANIATEELGHIELVAATINSLLAKNPGKDLEEGVDPVAAPLGFAKDTRNAAHFIAGGANSLVMGAMGEHWHGEYVFTSGNLILDLLHNFFLEVAARTHKLRVYEMTANPVAREMIGYLLVRGGVHAAAYGKALESLTGVEMTKMLPIPRIDNSRIPEAKKFLDLGFHRNLYRFSAQDYGDLGLLWRGASPEDGSEVVVVDGPPAGGPVFDAGHDAAEFAPEFHPGELYEIAKKLYDKAK
- the dprA gene encoding DNA-processing protein DprA, with the translated sequence MDPLALALLPGVGPKRLLELLAAEDPLVALRERFPQAAAGLSQAEERARGERERAEALGVRLLGLWEEGFPEGLRRLPQPPTHLYLKGELPEEGKAVALVGTRRASPWALAFARRLARELAGAGLGVVSGLARGIDREAHLGALEGGGRTLGVLGSALDRVYPPEHQALAERMDLLSEFPFGTEPRAEFFPRRNRLIAGLVRAVVVVEAPLASGALITARYALELGKEVLAVPGRPTDANSLGANRLIQDGAYPVLSAEDALSYLGFSGRPKEAVALSGEEERLYALLRQGEALPEDLAQALGLPPERVLSLLTLLELKGLAQALPGGRYGAT
- the era gene encoding GTPase Era, translated to MEKTYSGFVAIVGKPNVGKSTLLNNLLGVKVAPISPKPQTTRKRLRGILTEGNRQIVFVDTPGLHQPMDALGEFMDQEVYEALADVNAVVWVVDLRHPPTPEDGLVAKALKPLVGKVPILLVGNKLDAARYPEEALRAYHALLPEAEARMLSALDERQVAGLKAELLALLPEGPFYYPEGFAKSDQDFGEWAAEIVREEAMKRLWHEVPYAVAVKTEEVAERENGLLYIKALLYVERPSQKAIVIGEGGRKIKEIGQAARKQLEVFLNRQIYLDLEVKVYPDWRKDKEALRELGYRP
- a CDS encoding acyltransferase, translated to MPWLLPQAIAPLHQKALDRFVGYLVERLADPGVDRNALVREELARLLYGRPYGELLELNPLAALGLDPQGITFEAEYYAATDPEKFQKVKPLLWFWKVLDLTPIGQSVHSGVAIRRALAPFIFKRVGKNPKFFQNVEFSVGYNLELGDDVVVHRYVLLDDIGGIKIGDRTSLSDYVNVYSHTHHVLASPDVTLKETVIGSGVRITYHATVLAGVRIGDDAMVGTGAIVTKDVPPHAIALGVPARPVRYKVRHDCPYCRKGEPHPSDLIPRAPDRKGNPDYPDFLPPGFGTREA